The Poecilia reticulata strain Guanapo linkage group LG4, Guppy_female_1.0+MT, whole genome shotgun sequence genomic interval caaattatttaatgtgtaatgcaatttgtattttaataagaattttaaataaaatcaaattaaaaaaaaatttatgcatttaaaacttTCTAGATAATAAATATCAGATTATATTGAGCTAGTACagtgtttgacattttagatcaagattgaaataaaatacttcatttttaaattatatattttttattttctgttattaacTGAAGGCAGCTTTAAAAGGATGCCACAGTACTATGAAATATTTCTCGCCTGATAGCCCTCACCATAATTGGTTGATCATTAGCAGCAAATGTTCCTACTGAGACTTAGAACAGATCACTGATTAACTATTAAACTATATTAGTGTGAAATGTGTGTGCTGATGTAAATAATTACACTGATCTCTCTTGTGGTAaagacaattattattattgattgaTCTTTGAAGTAAAGTATGCTGACTGAAAACAGAATTGTGAGCCCAGAACCATGTAATAGTAGGTGGTCTGCCACATGGTGGCAGCACAGGGAAAGGTATTCCATTAGTTGTGAACTCAAAGCATGACGATGTTTCCATCATATTTCAGtgttaggattttattttcaggatGATATGGAGTGTTATCAGAAGTAAAGTGTGCAACTTGTCATTAAATACTGCCATACCTGAGTAAGGTTAACACACGGATAGTCATAGCCGTACCATGGCACTCCCatcagcagcttatttgaatGAATCTTCAGATCCAAATAGTCGTCGTAGGCTAAAATGGacagataaaaatgatttcCTTTGGTTCACATTAACAAGGTGATTGGTTCTCGATCCTAAATGTGCATCTATACATGGAGACCTTTTAGAGTTTGGTTGAATGGGGCATTTGCCATTGCAATGCAGTCTCCGGTGATCTGGCTCTGCTCATCGTAGGACATCACAAACACCAGGTCACAGGATTTGGCGATGGTGACGTAATCATAGCAGCGCTTGTCGATACATTTTGGTGACCAGGCGACATCAAATGAAAcctaaaaatcagaaaaaaaggaaacggtAGGGGTAAGCTGGCCATTTTTCATGGTAATAGAAATGGAAAGGGTTCACCAGACATTGGTGAACCATTGCTGTTCTACCTGAGAGCCTGGGATTTCCCCGTGGAAGGCCTCCGTCGTCTCATTGACCAGTGCTGTCAGAGCGTAGTACTCTGGAGAGCCGTCTTCCACTGCTTGCTCAACGTCAATGTTAATTCCGTCCATGAACTGCTTCTTGGCCAAACTGACCTGCTCCGTTATCCATCTGGTCCTGTTAGCTTTGTCCACAATGTAGGGAATATGAACATCACCTATGCCGCCATCACAAAGGGACATGCAAAGATAAAGACAACACGTCAATAAGCaaatatcaaaacatatttgtaaaaaggaaaaaaaaaaactgctccgAAACAATGAATGTCGATACAAACATGAACTTTTGCAGACTATTAAGGCAAATCGGTGTAAACTCATTCACCTTTGAGGACAACTCGCGCTCCTTTGGAGTGAGCGAAACACATTAGCTCAGCGTCATAACTCCCAAAGGCGGCCACCGTCGTCACCATGCTCCAGTTGTAGGATTTCCATGTCTTTCCGCCCACATCAAACACAAACacctaaaagcaaaaacaagttATATTGACGATTATGATCGAGGTGTcttgcaaacaaaaactaataataCAATGCAATTCAATTCATTTATATAGTgtcaattcacaacaaaattCCTCTTTGCAGCACAAGCAAAAGCATCAAATGAATCTAAAACATAGCATATCACACTgagcaaacaaaatattacaaccactgaaagaaaaagagcaaaccGTCCAAAGACTCTTATGGAAAAAGATTCTgcattctgacatttaaaatgcatctttttaatatttttatctaatttgagtattttttagatggaaaactattttttagtTTAGTGTTATTATCTCTAccaatttatctttttttcagaatttgtcCTTATTCGTGCTTGTGAATGTTGTCTGTTTTTAGAgtcaaaacaaatcatttaagagctttctgacattttaaatgtgaagatCCCATATGTGCCTTCCTCTCATATTTCTTGAATTCACAATTCTTTATTAGAATACCATAAATTCACCAGATTTTatggtaaatatttttacagtgagAGGATACAAGAACGAAAGAGACTCACAACAATGGCACAAAAAATGAACTTTgcaaattgttacattttcccATACCCAAGACAGACAGGAAACCTTAAAACACTGAACCGAATCTATACAATCAGATAAAACTTGAGTTACACCACTCAGTGTGTTCACCGATACATGTTGAAAAGTTCACATTCCTGAGCCAATGTTAGCTGCAATGCAGAAAGACGGATGTTTAAAAAGAGGAACTTTATACAACCCACCAtctcaaaaacaactttagcAACTAAACTGTCAACTTTTCTCACAAGATCTGTTGAGATTAGGATGCTGTTTACTACCCAAGTCACTGTGTTTTGTCCAAGCTGCAGCATAAAGTCGTGTTTTATTAA includes:
- the ctbs gene encoding di-N-acetylchitobiase → MLPFVAFLSVLLVVSGSGVCPCDRPELCQPIRGEREFEVFVFDVGGKTWKSYNWSMVTTVAAFGSYDAELMCFAHSKGARVVLKGDVHIPYIVDKANRTRWITEQVSLAKKQFMDGINIDVEQAVEDGSPEYYALTALVNETTEAFHGEIPGSQVSFDVAWSPKCIDKRCYDYVTIAKSCDLVFVMSYDEQSQITGDCIAMANAPFNQTLKAYDDYLDLKIHSNKLLMGVPWYGYDYPCVNLTQEGICYIPKVPFRGAPCSDAAGKQKTYKWIMKQLNSPTSSGRLWDDEQKAPYFYYKDETGQSHQVWYDDPQSLFPKADYVMSKGLRGIGMWNGNILDYSDDPVARQQTALMWNALLGSKLG